One window from the genome of Mumia sp. ZJ1417 encodes:
- a CDS encoding TetR/AcrR family transcriptional regulator has protein sequence MTATTRTTQGERSRLMRQRLLEATVDSLVELGWSGTSTTVVSQRAGVSRGAQLHHFPSKQALVIAAVDHLTERRRDDLAAAVRGLPAQGRTRAVLDVLAAQFVSPVFFAALELWVAARTDDELRAAVGPLERRVGRETHAYAVDLLGIDDNRGRNRQLVQATLDLMRGLGLAASLSDDTARRTSILDAWAITLDTELER, from the coding sequence AGGGCGAGCGCAGCCGCCTCATGCGCCAGCGGCTGCTGGAGGCGACCGTCGACTCGCTCGTCGAGCTCGGCTGGTCGGGCACCAGCACGACCGTCGTCTCGCAGCGCGCCGGCGTCTCGCGCGGAGCGCAGCTGCACCACTTCCCGAGCAAGCAGGCCCTCGTCATCGCTGCCGTCGACCACCTGACCGAGCGGCGCCGCGACGACCTCGCCGCAGCCGTGCGAGGGCTGCCGGCCCAAGGTCGTACGCGGGCGGTGCTCGACGTGCTCGCCGCACAGTTCGTCTCGCCGGTCTTCTTCGCGGCGCTCGAGCTGTGGGTCGCCGCCCGCACCGACGACGAGCTGCGGGCCGCAGTCGGCCCGTTGGAGCGCCGCGTCGGCCGCGAGACCCACGCCTACGCGGTCGACCTGCTCGGCATCGACGACAACCGGGGCCGCAACCGGCAGCTCGTCCAAGCCACCCTCGACCTCATGCGCGGGCTCGGGCTCGCCGCCTCTCTCTCGGATGACACCGCACGCCGCACGTCGATCCTCGACGCGTGGGCGATCACCCTCGACACGGAGCTGGAACGCTGA